Proteins from one Acanthopagrus latus isolate v.2019 chromosome 18, fAcaLat1.1, whole genome shotgun sequence genomic window:
- the LOC119007716 gene encoding bromodomain-containing protein 8 isoform X2: MASGIGKHKILNVGPTEPWSVKEKLCLASSVMRSGDQNWVSVSRAIKPFSEPGRPPDWFSQKHCASQYSELLEATEAPKRKRGEKGEVVETIEDVIVRRLTTERIEELKKLLRDSQEQYRKLKKEVDLIQTGHMDTKLKELWTEITLKKKQDEEEAEQKRKATETAYQARQAVKNTPKRLPSVTVRSPLGASPPTMDSQGDSSVSTPPMDTGGVASDDTTTHSVAQGVGVFLPVMDAPGPGPKDGGLATLVDDSPQKRLLAQKATPPPSPLLSELLKKGNLISASPRMVGEGDTTGSLTNGVQTATAVTALPPGHEVITEGEEEAAVKAELSEETGLVEEDLVSVSYMGDELDLETVGDIIAIIEEKVDDSVEALDAAAVEAALSLCEEAVSEGHTLPGPWETQELKASDPAPTVQDSDPTQETQDVPTMSTLIPPSIETQNQPEAKREEQIKGNCEGPEVTGSDITSSVTSDDGATGSEVMEEGTTGKEATEAAVKSEGEEWSQPEPNPPCLDSEDSSVSGKESKEVKEEEAGSDGDPEEGMELKEECGEGEGPYLSEVERAASESEDGYGPPSQRYTADSLASSPASSSQLSTCGEDQEAVQAQKIWKKAIMLVWRAAANHRYASVFLQPVSDDIAPGYHSIVHRPMDLSAIKKNIESGVIRTTAEFQRDIMLMFQNAVMYNSSDHDVYHMALEMQRDVLEHVQQFLATQLIMQTSESAISAKSLRGREGNRKPGEPAEKDGGTRGRRSAMEADLKMKK; encoded by the exons CACTGTGCCTCACAATactcagagctgctggaggccACAGAAGCACCAAA GCGAAAGCGTGGTGAGAAGGGTGAGGTGGTGGAAACAATCGAAGACGTCATCGTTCGCAGGCTAACCACTGAGAGGATAGAAGAACTGAAAAAACTACTGCGGGACTCACAAGAGCAGTACAG GAAATTGAAGAAGGAGGTGGATCTTATACAGACGGGTCACATGGACACCAAGCTGAAGGAGCTGTGGACAGAGATTACACT AAAGAAgaagcaggatgaggaggaggcagaacaGAAAAGGAAAGCCACCGAGACAGCGTACCAAG CCCGTCAGGCGGTGAAAAACACACCAAAGCGTCTGCCGAGTGTGACTGTCCGCTCTCCCCTGGGTGCCAGCCCCCCCACCATGGACTCCCAGGGTGACTCTTCGGTCTCCACACCGCCCATGGACACAGGAGGTGTTGCCTCTGATGACACCACCACCCACTCTGTT GCCCAGGGGGTCGGAGTGTTTCTACCAGTGATGGATGCTCCAGGCCCAGGGCCCAAAGATGGAGGCCTGGCCACTCTGGTAGATGATTCACCGCAAAAGAGGCTCCTAGCCCAGAAGGCCACACCACCGCCCTCACCTCTCCTGTCAGAATTGCTGAAGAAAGGCAATCTGATCTCGGCCAGCCCCCGCATG gTTGGAGAGGGAGACACTACTGGAAGCCTCACCAATGGAGTACAGACAGCCACTGCGGTAACCGCCTTACCACCTGGTCATGAGGTCATCACAG AGGgtgaagaggaagctgcagtgAAGGCAGAGCTCAGTGAGGAGACAGGATTAGTAGAAGAGGACCTTGTATCCGTGTCATACATGGGAGATGAATTGGACCTGGAGACAGTTGGAGACATCATTGCCATCATTGAGGAGAAG GTCGATGACTCTGTGGAGGCATTggatgcagcagcagtggaagcagctctctctctgtgtgaggaAGCCGTCTCAGAAGGACACACCCTCCCCGGCCCCTGGGAGACTCAGGAGCTGAAGGCCTCAGACCCAGCACCCACAGTCCAGGACTCTGATCCTACGCAGGAGACTCAGGATGTGCCCACGATGTCTACCCTGATCCCTCCCAGCATAGAGACCCAAAATCAACCAGAAGCTAAAAGAGAGGAACAAATTAAGGGTAACTGCGAGGGACCTGAGGTGACAGGAAGCGATATAACCTCTTCGGTCACCTCTGACGACGGTGCAACAGGAagtgaggtgatggaggaggggacGACGGGGAAGGAGGCCACTGAAGCAGCGGTCaagagtgaaggagaggagtGGAGCCAGCCGGAACCAAACCCTCCTTGCCTTG ACTCCGAGGACAGCTCCGTGTCAGGGAAAGAGTCCAAG gaggtgaaggaggaggaggcagggagtgACGGCGACCCAGAGGAAGGGATGGAGCTGAAGGAAGAGTGCGGGGAGGGGGAGGGTCCCTATCTGTCAGAGGTGGAGCGGGCAGCCAGCGAGAGTGAAGACGGATACGGTCCGCCATCACAGCGCTACACAGCTGATTCTCTGGCCAGCAGTCCAGCCTCTTCTTCCCAGCT ATCAACGTGTGGTGAGGACCAGGAGGCAGTCCAGGCCCAGAAGATCTGGAAGAAAGCCATCATGCTGGTGTGGAGAGCCGCGGCCAACCACAG GTATGCCAGTGTCTTCCTACAGCCTGTGTCAGACGACATTGCACCTGGTTACCACAGTATCGTACACAG ACCCATGGACCTATCAGCCATCAAAAAGAACATTGAGTCTGGCGTGATCCGTACGACGGCCGAGTTCCAGCGTGACATCATGCTGATGTTTCAGAATGCCGTCATGTACAACTCGTCAGACCACGACGTGTACCACATGGCGCTGGAGATGCAGCGTGATGTCCTGGAGCATGTCCAGCAGTTCCTTGCCACGCAGCTCATCATGCAAACCTCAGAGAGCGCCATCTCAGCCAAGAGCCTCCGCGGCAGGGAAGGAAATCGTAAGCCAGGAGAGCCAGCTGAGAAG gatggCGGCACCAGGGGTCGCCGTAGTGCCATGGAAGCTgacctcaaaatgaaaaaatag
- the LOC119007716 gene encoding bromodomain-containing protein 8 isoform X1 — protein MASGIGKHKILNVGPTEPWSVKEKLCLASSVMRSGDQNWVSVSRAIKPFSEPGRPPDWFSQKHCASQYSELLEATEAPKRKRGEKGEVVETIEDVIVRRLTTERIEELKKLLRDSQEQYRKLKKEVDLIQTGHMDTKLKELWTEITLKKKQDEEEAEQKRKATETAYQARQAVKNTPKRLPSVTVRSPLGASPPTMDSQGDSSVSTPPMDTGGVASDDTTTHSVAQGVGVFLPVMDAPGPGPKDGGLATLVDDSPQKRLLAQKATPPPSPLLSELLKKGNLISASPRMVGEGDTTGSLTNGVQTATAVTALPPGHEVITEGEEEAAVKAELSEETGLVEEDLVSVSYMGDELDLETVGDIIAIIEEKVDDSVEALDAAAVEAALSLCEEAVSEGHTLPGPWETQELKASDPAPTVQDSDPTQETQDVPTMSTLIPPSIETQNQPEAKREEQIKGNCEGPEVTGSDITSSVTSDDGATGSEVMEEGTTGKEATEAAVKSEGEEWSQPEPNPPCLDSEDSSVSGKESKEVKEEEAGSDGDPEEGMELKEECGEGEGPYLSEVERAASESEDGYGPPSQRYTADSLASSPASSSQLSTCGEDQEAVQAQKIWKKAIMLVWRAAANHRYASVFLQPVSDDIAPGYHSIVHRPMDLSAIKKNIESGVIRTTAEFQRDIMLMFQNAVMYNSSDHDVYHMALEMQRDVLEHVQQFLATQLIMQTSESAISAKSLRGREGNRKPGEPAEKDSVPMASPAFLLSLFDGGTRGRRSAMEADLKMKK, from the exons CACTGTGCCTCACAATactcagagctgctggaggccACAGAAGCACCAAA GCGAAAGCGTGGTGAGAAGGGTGAGGTGGTGGAAACAATCGAAGACGTCATCGTTCGCAGGCTAACCACTGAGAGGATAGAAGAACTGAAAAAACTACTGCGGGACTCACAAGAGCAGTACAG GAAATTGAAGAAGGAGGTGGATCTTATACAGACGGGTCACATGGACACCAAGCTGAAGGAGCTGTGGACAGAGATTACACT AAAGAAgaagcaggatgaggaggaggcagaacaGAAAAGGAAAGCCACCGAGACAGCGTACCAAG CCCGTCAGGCGGTGAAAAACACACCAAAGCGTCTGCCGAGTGTGACTGTCCGCTCTCCCCTGGGTGCCAGCCCCCCCACCATGGACTCCCAGGGTGACTCTTCGGTCTCCACACCGCCCATGGACACAGGAGGTGTTGCCTCTGATGACACCACCACCCACTCTGTT GCCCAGGGGGTCGGAGTGTTTCTACCAGTGATGGATGCTCCAGGCCCAGGGCCCAAAGATGGAGGCCTGGCCACTCTGGTAGATGATTCACCGCAAAAGAGGCTCCTAGCCCAGAAGGCCACACCACCGCCCTCACCTCTCCTGTCAGAATTGCTGAAGAAAGGCAATCTGATCTCGGCCAGCCCCCGCATG gTTGGAGAGGGAGACACTACTGGAAGCCTCACCAATGGAGTACAGACAGCCACTGCGGTAACCGCCTTACCACCTGGTCATGAGGTCATCACAG AGGgtgaagaggaagctgcagtgAAGGCAGAGCTCAGTGAGGAGACAGGATTAGTAGAAGAGGACCTTGTATCCGTGTCATACATGGGAGATGAATTGGACCTGGAGACAGTTGGAGACATCATTGCCATCATTGAGGAGAAG GTCGATGACTCTGTGGAGGCATTggatgcagcagcagtggaagcagctctctctctgtgtgaggaAGCCGTCTCAGAAGGACACACCCTCCCCGGCCCCTGGGAGACTCAGGAGCTGAAGGCCTCAGACCCAGCACCCACAGTCCAGGACTCTGATCCTACGCAGGAGACTCAGGATGTGCCCACGATGTCTACCCTGATCCCTCCCAGCATAGAGACCCAAAATCAACCAGAAGCTAAAAGAGAGGAACAAATTAAGGGTAACTGCGAGGGACCTGAGGTGACAGGAAGCGATATAACCTCTTCGGTCACCTCTGACGACGGTGCAACAGGAagtgaggtgatggaggaggggacGACGGGGAAGGAGGCCACTGAAGCAGCGGTCaagagtgaaggagaggagtGGAGCCAGCCGGAACCAAACCCTCCTTGCCTTG ACTCCGAGGACAGCTCCGTGTCAGGGAAAGAGTCCAAG gaggtgaaggaggaggaggcagggagtgACGGCGACCCAGAGGAAGGGATGGAGCTGAAGGAAGAGTGCGGGGAGGGGGAGGGTCCCTATCTGTCAGAGGTGGAGCGGGCAGCCAGCGAGAGTGAAGACGGATACGGTCCGCCATCACAGCGCTACACAGCTGATTCTCTGGCCAGCAGTCCAGCCTCTTCTTCCCAGCT ATCAACGTGTGGTGAGGACCAGGAGGCAGTCCAGGCCCAGAAGATCTGGAAGAAAGCCATCATGCTGGTGTGGAGAGCCGCGGCCAACCACAG GTATGCCAGTGTCTTCCTACAGCCTGTGTCAGACGACATTGCACCTGGTTACCACAGTATCGTACACAG ACCCATGGACCTATCAGCCATCAAAAAGAACATTGAGTCTGGCGTGATCCGTACGACGGCCGAGTTCCAGCGTGACATCATGCTGATGTTTCAGAATGCCGTCATGTACAACTCGTCAGACCACGACGTGTACCACATGGCGCTGGAGATGCAGCGTGATGTCCTGGAGCATGTCCAGCAGTTCCTTGCCACGCAGCTCATCATGCAAACCTCAGAGAGCGCCATCTCAGCCAAGAGCCTCCGCGGCAGGGAAGGAAATCGTAAGCCAGGAGAGCCAGCTGAGAAG GACAGTGTCCCAATGGCCTCTCCtgctttccttctctctctcttt gatggCGGCACCAGGGGTCGCCGTAGTGCCATGGAAGCTgacctcaaaatgaaaaaatag